Genomic DNA from Chloroflexota bacterium:
GGACCTGGCGCTGGCTGCCGGAGCCTTCAAGATCAGGATCGTCGAGGGCAGTCCCGGGGGTTCGAACTTCTCGGCCTGTGGCTACGACTTCCTGCAGGATTATGGCGGGTCTGGCAGGGTATCCCTGGTCGATCTGGACAGCCTGCCGGTTCAATCTGCCTCTATCGACGGTGGGCTGGCCTATGAGCAGATCACCATGCCTGAGATGGTGCTGCAGCCCAATACCTATCTCATCAGTGTTGGAAAGCTCAAGACCCATGCCGAAACACTGGCAACGCTCGCGACAAAAAACATCTTCGGCTTGCCACCGGTGAGCTATTATTCGCCTCCTGGCGAGAATGGCCGCTTCGCGATGCACTATCGAGGGGTCAACCAGGCGACTGTGGACCTCAATCTGGCCCGACCCATCGACTTCGCGGTTGTGGACGGTATCTGGGGCATGGAAGGCTTAGGCCCTTACGGGGGAACCCCGGTACGGATGGACACGGTTGTGGCAGGCGCCAATGCTGTGGCCGTCGACCGGGTGTGTATGGAGATCATGTCGGTGCCCCAGCTTTGGGTCCAGCATTTGACCTATGCGGCCCGGCTTGGGCTCGGACCCGCCAGCCTTGATTCTGTGCAGGTGGCCGGGGACCCGGTGACGCCAAGGGCTTTCAGCCTGCCTACCTTCCCGCCACAGGTCGAATATCCGCGTCTCAGTCCAGCTGCATTCGATCCGGCGGGAGGTCAGCAGACAAGCATTACAACCTGGGTCAGCCGGCCATGCCAGGCGCGGGTTGAAATCGTTCGCACATCGGATAGCTCCACCGATGTGACCCATGTTCGCTGGTTGCGAAACTGGACGAGCCGTCCCGCCGGCATCGACACACTGGCCTGGGATGGACGGGATGACAGTGGCGAGATCGTCGCTCCGGGCAGGTATACGGTTCGGGTGGAGGCCGATGGTCAGCAACCAGCGCGCAACGCCTTTGCCACAAGCAAGGTAGAGGTGGCGGAGTTGGTAAACGGGCGCCTCTTCCTGCCATCGATTCTTGGTTGAAGCAGGCAACCGTGCATACCAGCCGTTGCAGGAGAAAAGTTTGGAGACAGAAATCGAAAAGGTGACGTCCAAACCTGTCGGCGCTGGCGTTGCTGCATTGCCAGTTCGGAGTGGCCTGACCCTGCGGACCAAAACGCTTTATGGCGTCGGCGAAGTCAGCAATGCCATAAAGTCCTTTACCTTTGGCCTGCTGCTGCTCTTCTTTTATACCTCGGTCCTCGGACTGCCAGGGACGCTGGTCGGTATTGCGACCTCCATCAGTCTGATCTGGGACGCGTTGGTGGACCCTGTCATTGGCCATCTATCGGACAGAGCCCATTTTCGTTTCGGGCGGCGGCATACCTTTATGCTGGCCGGTGCCGTCAGCATGGGCATCTTCTTCTACCTGATCTTCAGCCCGCCTGCGGGACTTTCCATGACCGCTCTCTTTGTCTGGCTGGTAGGAACCAATCTTTTGCTTCGCACCTCCAATTCTATCTTCATGGTGCCATATCACGCCCTGGGCGCCGAGTTGAGCGACGATTACGATGAAAGGACCTCAATCACGGGAATCCGGGCGGCGCTATCTCTGCTCGGCACCTTGCTGGTTGCCGGGCTGATGTTCGTGGTTTTCTTTCCCAACCAAACGCCAGGAGTCGATCCTAAATTCAACGCGGGCGGCTACACCTCGATGGGGATCGTCCTGGGCCTGACGATCACCGTGTTGGGTGCCATAGCGGTGTTCGGTACCCTGTCACAGCGCTCCAGGCTTCCCCGGAATGGCATTGAAACGCAGGAGGAGAAGATCGGCTTCTTTGACGGGCTGCTTCTGGCTCTCAGGAATCGATCGTTTCTGGTTCTGACCCTGGCAACAGCGATTTTCTTTTTGGCCAGCGTCGTCAATGCCCAGTTGGCCGTACACTATCTGACCTACTACGCACAGATATCCAGCAGCCAGGCAGTGAGTGTATTCCTGTTGAGTTTCTACATCGGCGGCCTGCTGGGCGTTTTTGTCTGGCTGCGAGTCGCACAACGGGTCGACAAACACCGTCTTTTCGTTGGCAATACGTTGATCCTGGCCTTCATCATTTCCGCTGCCTATTGGCTGGTGGGCCCAGGACACTTGCTCGGTACGGGCAACGTCATGCCTTTGCTGGTAGGCAATGCCATCGGTGGCTTTTTTGCCAGCGCGATCTGGGTGGTACCTGCTTCGATGATAGCGGACGTGACCGATGAGGATGAGTTGAAAACGGGCAAGCAGCGATCAGGCACCTTCTTCGGCATCAACTCTTTTTTCGTCCAGGAATCGGCCAGTATAGCTGTTTTGATCACCGGTGTACTGCTTGATTATTTCGCGCGCCTGGTTCCTGGCCAGGTTGAACAATCGGCTCAGACCGCGGAGCGGCTGGGCATATTATACGGCCTTATGCCAGCTTTCCTGTACGTCATGGCCGCAGTGCTGATGTTACGCTACAGCCTGACTCGACAACGGGTCGTGAGCATACAACAGGAACT
This window encodes:
- a CDS encoding DUF362 domain-containing protein codes for the protein MDRENRIYRVNRRQFLKLAAGGVAALTLARRPAAASTYRVGVGHHTDSYTATMRAISASDEWVPGMIYGRTVIIKPNLLVGTSPDSGIITDAQVVRAIVDLALAAGAFKIRIVEGSPGGSNFSACGYDFLQDYGGSGRVSLVDLDSLPVQSASIDGGLAYEQITMPEMVLQPNTYLISVGKLKTHAETLATLATKNIFGLPPVSYYSPPGENGRFAMHYRGVNQATVDLNLARPIDFAVVDGIWGMEGLGPYGGTPVRMDTVVAGANAVAVDRVCMEIMSVPQLWVQHLTYAARLGLGPASLDSVQVAGDPVTPRAFSLPTFPPQVEYPRLSPAAFDPAGGQQTSITTWVSRPCQARVEIVRTSDSSTDVTHVRWLRNWTSRPAGIDTLAWDGRDDSGEIVAPGRYTVRVEADGQQPARNAFATSKVEVAELVNGRLFLPSILG
- a CDS encoding MFS transporter; amino-acid sequence: METEIEKVTSKPVGAGVAALPVRSGLTLRTKTLYGVGEVSNAIKSFTFGLLLLFFYTSVLGLPGTLVGIATSISLIWDALVDPVIGHLSDRAHFRFGRRHTFMLAGAVSMGIFFYLIFSPPAGLSMTALFVWLVGTNLLLRTSNSIFMVPYHALGAELSDDYDERTSITGIRAALSLLGTLLVAGLMFVVFFPNQTPGVDPKFNAGGYTSMGIVLGLTITVLGAIAVFGTLSQRSRLPRNGIETQEEKIGFFDGLLLALRNRSFLVLTLATAIFFLASVVNAQLAVHYLTYYAQISSSQAVSVFLLSFYIGGLLGVFVWLRVAQRVDKHRLFVGNTLILAFIISAAYWLVGPGHLLGTGNVMPLLVGNAIGGFFASAIWVVPASMIADVTDEDELKTGKQRSGTFFGINSFFVQESASIAVLITGVLLDYFARLVPGQVEQSAQTAERLGILYGLMPAFLYVMAAVLMLRYSLTRQRVVSIQQELRLKRNGDQ